The DNA window GATTCCTACAGGTGCCCACATTCCTTGATGCTGGGAAATTGTTTGGTGTCTATAAAAcagtatttcttttgaaaaatgaaatttaaatacaaTATAACTCGATAGAGTTTTCATATATCTATTCCATATATCTATGAGTTCCAtataattcgtgtgtgtgtgtgtgtgtgtgtgtgtgtgtgtgtgtgtaattgggtCCAGCACATTGCACATGCTAAGATAATATGGGTTGGTATAGACTTTCCTTCTAGAAGCCTTTTCATgatcagttattttattttatttatttattgtcaatcatggggcctgggcactgtccctgaacttttatgctcgaAGCTagtgtgttcttccacttgagccagagctctgcttctgattttttGTTGCTTTATTGGAGAGAGGGCtgcatgccctggctggctttgaaccatgctcctcagatcctcagatcctcagatagcagcctccaAAGTCACtgtgattataggagtgagccattaATACCTGGCTATGTAATCACTTAAAGTAGGTAAATAAGGCACATGAGACGCTCCCGTCTTGATTTATATTCCTTTGGTAGATGTACAAacagcagtgttttttttttttttttttctgtctagacAACAAGCCTGTGAGCAGCCTCAGCTCAGCTCCCCGGCTCCTCCAGAGATGCTGCTGCCATTGGGTCACACAGGACAATTTTTTCAGCCAGCCTCCAATGCAAATTGTTATCCACAATCTCCTTACCTTGAGAGTTTTGATGAAGAGCCTCCTTTGCTAGAAGATAAGTTAAGGAAATGTTATTAATGTGTGTATAGCTGAGagaataatagcaataattatCGCTTAATATGTCTTGTCAGCATGCTGCATGCAATGTATTATGTGTAGTTGTTCCACATATTACAAGAGTTTACCCAACCATGACACATAAAGCAATGAGCCTTTGTTGCATGTTTGTATAGGGAAATATGGAAATATATGCTATACTATGGTGCTGCTGAAGTTATTCAATATTTCTTCACTATTTCTTGAATTTGAACTTGCTGGCTACATTTGAAAAGTAATCAATGCATCTTACGACCACCTGCTAATATCAAAGCAACCACTCTTTCGACTCCAATTAATGAACCAATTACTAACAGCATATTTAATCTTTTGCAATGTTTGCCTAAGAGCAAACAGGATAGTTTACTTAGACtaggattttatatatatatatatcttaaatatagtacataaataaaatacaatatattttctaatatataatatataaataatatataatatataaataacaacatttccataaaatatataaatattatatgctTATatcttatgatttatagtataatatattatttatgatatttatattttaaatatatatagttattataaaggtggtatacagaggggttacagttacataagtcagataattagtacatttctttttggacaatgtcacctcttccctcaatctttcccaggtttttcctgttgCTGAAGTGGAAACAAGCCAGGTTTTATTCTTTGACTTACATGTGCCCTCTTGCATTTAGAAGAGCTGGGCAGAGAAGAATGTGACCATGGGGCGTAGTACTGCTATTGGGAGAGATTCTGAGGATTTAGTAGCTTAAAGTCCTTGAGAGATGTCCGAAACTttattcattgttgttgttgctattgttatcATTTTGGCCTACTGCACTCCATCACACTTTTTGCTCCTAAGAATGTCAGTGTGATTTCAGAAGCATGagtgcttaaaaaaaataattgaactgAAATTGATTTAATTTTCAGCAACAAGTATACCAATGCTGTCATATACACAGGTCATTTATTTGAAGCCAAGTGATAAGAAATAGATTATAATCTATGATATTTTATATCAAAGaaccattttcatttcattcatatGGATATACCCATTCATCTGGAATTAAtgcattcttcttcctttttctaaaaATACATGTGAAAAGTGAATAATTTACACTCTTTGTATCTGcatagaaaatattctttttgatTTGTTGATTCTATAAAAGGCCATTAAAGGAGACTTTTGGTCAGGTATATATATTTAACCAGTTCATTatgtttttctctgaaattaataAATTCCTGAAAGTTATAAACTACTTTCAGGAGACATTTCTTAGGCTCCCTTATCTGTGCTTTTAATAAACTACCAACTAAGTATATTCATTacataatttagaaaatataaaacttcAATTCTTATGAAGAGGACATGACTTCCATAAGCACTCGaatatttccttccattctttttgggtttttttaccccagagctgaggaccaaactccaggccttgcactggccaggcaggtgctcttccactgagctaaatccccagcccctccttctatTCTTTAACTGGTTACTCCTcatatatgtatgttttctcCTTGTGTTGGACATCAAATTTCCCATGAGCCTATAGGCATATGGAAATTTCAGTAAACTTTAAAATCTGGAGTATTTTTagaacttttctttcttattgatATTTTGTTTGAAATCTATTCCCTAGATTCATATACTTCTGATATCCTTTAGTGGATTTACAAGTTTTAATTTTATCTCTTTGTTTAGATGTTTTATTCAAGAGTTGTTTTACCTTAACTATGTGAAATAAGGCTTTAATTTTATCTGTACCTTTAATCGTTCATGGACATTTTTCTACAACATGTACTGAAAATATACTTTTCTAGTTATCTGAAATGCCTTTGTTTTTCTATACTATACTCTTATATGTCACCATCCCCCCATGTCTGACTTTTAAGAAGACATAGATTTCTCATCTCATTTCATATAGCTCAGAATGAATTATAGGTCCTTTATCACTTCATTATTACATCTACTGAATATATAAGAGTAAGCATCTATTTAGTTGTATATTTAGAATTTATGAAATGTCTAGAATTCTGATTGAAAGTATCCTTTAGGTTGGTGAATTTATAAAAATCAAAGGACCTGcctaaagataagaaaaagccATAAGCACATTTCCAGAATAAGATGATAAATAAGATTTCATAGTTTTCAATCAAACATATAACAAAACAACCTATAAAATAATGCAGCTATAATATTGAATAGTCCATGTCATTTACTTGTCAAGTAAACTAATCGTGTTTGGTTTTATATAAGAACA is part of the Perognathus longimembris pacificus isolate PPM17 chromosome 16, ASM2315922v1, whole genome shotgun sequence genome and encodes:
- the Yipf7 gene encoding protein YIPF7 isoform X2 translates to MSNLEQFNTDFYQSNYTIDNQEQSYTASGTYEDLYGSSGQQACEQPQLSSPAPPEMLLPLGHTGQFFQPASNANCYPQSPYLESFDEEPPLLEDKLRKCY